In Montipora capricornis isolate CH-2021 chromosome 4, ASM3666992v2, whole genome shotgun sequence, a single genomic region encodes these proteins:
- the LOC138046344 gene encoding uncharacterized protein, translating to MTHGAEIAQTCANKYNAEVQILIGDDDSATVKKVRESVTHNVEKWSDIYHAKKSFTSHLYNLQSEFKGQLSAKVVEYFAKCFGYALVQNRNDSQGLKQSLRAIIPHAFGKHKYCSVTWCGFLKDPSSFCHASLAHGNDLKGDKMEEEPTNVIDMYIKNAQKLALLGSSQGNEALNNTIDSKAAKIRHYGASESNDFRVACAVSQKNLGHNYVSEESKEQIPQPTIPPQIIQACTSEKDFKKVVFDLETTSGANNAEICELAAIHGTEQFNVYILPLHGITPTAAAAKRLSVSHGRMFYEGKPVTAVQLDVAIQKFLNWSQSLTEPFLFLAHNAKLFDAKHLLKALEMSSKTEPFSEVVVGFCDTLPAFKELFPERKIYSQENLARDLLESTYNAHNALNDVQLL from the exons GTGCTGAAATAGCTCAAACGTGTGCCAATAAGTACAATGCTGAAGTACAGATTTTAATAGGGGATGATGATTCAGCCACTGTCAAGAAAGTTAGGGAGAGTGTGACACACAATGTAGAGAAGTGGTCAGACATATACCACGCAAAAAAATCGTTTACTAGTCACTTGTATAATCTACAATCCGAGTTCAAAGGTCAACTTAGCGCAAAAGTAGTAGAGTATTTTGCAAAATGCTTTGGATATGCTCTGGTGCAAAACAGAAATGATTCCCAGGGTCTTAAGCAAAGTTTGAGAGCCATTATACCACATGCGTTTGGCAAGCACAAGTACTGTAGTGTCACCTGGTGCGGGTTTCTAAAAGACCCTTCAAGCTTCTGTCATGCTTCATTAGCTCATGGAAACGATCTTAAAGGGGATAAGATGGAAGAAGAGCCGACGAATGTCATTGACATGTACATAAAGAATGCACAAAAACTTGCTCTACTCGGTTCCAGCCAGGGTAATGAGGCCCTGAACAATACAATTGATAGCAAAGCAGCAAAAATTCGACACTATGGTGCAAGTGAAAGCAACGATTTTAGAGTGGCGTGTGCTGTAAGCCAGAAGAATCTTGGTCATAATTATGTCTCAGAG GAATCGAAAGAGCAGATCCCACAACCAACCATCCCACCACAGATCATTCAAGCTTGCACCAGCGAAAAAGACTTTAAGAAAGTAGTGTTTGATTTGGAGACAACATCAGGag ctAATAATGCAGAGATTTGCGAGCTTGCAGCGATACATGGTACTGAACAGTTTAATGTGTACATCCTTCCATTGCATGGAATCACGCCAACAGCAGCAGCTGCGAAGAGGCTCTCAGTCAGCCATGGCCGTATGTTTTATGAGGGAAAACCAGTTACTGCTGTCCAGCTTGATGTTGCAATACAAAAGTTTCTAAACTGGTCACAGAGCCTTACAGAACCATTCCTTTTCTTAGCACATAATGCTAAGTTGTTTGATGCAAAGCATTTACTAAAAGCTCTCGAGATGTCAAGTAAAACTGAACCGTTCTCAGAAGTGGTTGTTGGCTTTTGTGATACACTTCCAGCATTCAAGGAGTTGTTTCCAGAGAGAAAGATTTACAGTCAGGAGAACTTAGCCAGGGATCTACTTGAATCCACCTATAATGCACACAATGCACTAAATGATGTACAACTGTTATAA